TAGCACGATGATAATAAAAGCTATGTAGCTTGTGAGGTCGTGCATAAATACTAAACCTAAGAACGAAAAATATgcataataaaataacaaaatcgAACCATCTAAAAGTTAAATTGTAAAAACTATGacttaactatatatatatatatacgacattaaaaaaaagtttaaaatccTCTAAATATAATTGAAATCTTTATGTCTAAAGTTTGTGGTTGTTGTAGAGGTCTCTTTGAAAGTCAACCCTTTAAAAATGTCCATTGAACGGATTTTCCTCCTCAGATTTTTATGACTTGTATTAGAAAAATGTTTGTCcttggaaattaaaatattccATAATACTGGACCTCTATGAGCAATAGAGCTTTAAATTTGCCATAGATAGAGCTGAAAGGAGGCACCGTTAGAGAGTCTAACGCTCGTAAAGAGTAACCTGTAGGACGTTTCATCACAATGTTATCTGATAGCACTTGTGGGAGCTTATCATGAAATGCTTTATACATGAGCTTTAACAGAACTAGCTTATAACTATAGCTCAATGAATGCCAATCAGCTTGTCTTAACACGTCCAAAGATCTCATGTTCTTtggtaaattaaaaattatcctTGCCGCCCTACAGTGCAATCGTTCCAATGAGTCGAAAAGATCAGCATTAAAGCACGACCCCCACAGAACGAGGCTGTACGTTACTAATGGCAATATgactttgaaataaaatttaataagaaCATCCTTCGGTAAAAACCTCGACCTCCTAATTAGGTCTATGGCTTCTTTGCGAAACTCTTCTTGAGATAGATCCAACATATGCGGTACCCAGGAGAGTTTATCGTCGACTGTTATACCCAGTAAGCGAGACTTATTAACCCATACTATAGCATCAGTGCCAATGTGGATTGGCGCCACTGGCCGCGTTGTACGGGTTTTACAAATTAGCATAGCTTCGCCTTTTTCGGGGTGTAGGGTAAGGCGATTTAGAATACACCAATCATACAGTTCATCTAAGGCCTTGTCCAACTGAGCGACCGCTTCGTCGGCCGTTTCTATAGTATATCGTAATGTCGTCAGCGAATAAATAAACGGAGCCTGATTTAATTTCACTTTTAACGGTAGATCGTTGCCAAACAAAGAGAACAGTGTAGGGCCGAGCACTGATCCCTGTGGTACACCGACGGATACGGGCATGGTGTCAGAGCTATATCCATTAACAACTGTGTACTGCTTTCTCCCATTTAAATAACTAGCAATCCAACCCAGTGCTTTATCACAAATACCAAAGTTCGGGCGTAATTTCTCCAACAAGACCTGGGGTGAGCCACTGTCAAACGCTTTGCGAAAGTCTAGAAAGGCAACAGCCACTGTGAGACCAGAATCAACAGCTTTTCTCCATGTTTCCGTAAGATGAACAAGCAGGAGCTCGATCGAGTACCCCTGTCAATAAGTCCATTGTATGTCAGAAGCTAACCTATGTTCGTTAAAGACGTTATGTACCAGAGTGTCATTCACCTCCGATTCTAGGATTTTACTCGCAATACTGAATAGCGATATCGGTCTGTAATTTCCTATCTCTATCGCATGAAAGATTGGAGGCACGAGCCGTTAGCACCAAAAACATTCCGACATAAGATTATGTCACATAAAGAAGTAAACCAGCACAGATGAGATCTCTTTTCACAACAGCGAGTCAATAAGGATTGGATTGCTTTTTAAAACTGGTGTGGATGATATTTTAAACGTCTTTATGAATAAGCTTTTTGCTTACTGGTCTTGCTGAGCATTTACCCTCCAGACATGCGCGAGGAAGGCGCCTTATTGGAAAATCGATAAATCTTACCAGTCGGAACACCTTTGAAATCTAAGATATCTAATAACATGCACAAATATCCATATTAGGCGCAGTAACAGGACTTATTTTTTGAACACAACTGCAAACGGATTAACCCTAGATTGACACCGCCCCAATGGGAGTTGCGTATTAATGACCCTTCCAATTATTTAGATTCCTTGGATTTTACTGtggcaaaacgcaaattttggATGGATAACGTCAgcacaaagaagaaaaacagctcctttgtcattttttaattttttttttctttctctgtgaTGTTAAAAATAGATACAAGGTCTTGACAGAAATGAGAAAAGTATTCTCGCTAACACAGGAAGAGAGTAAAGGCGCCAGGGAAAAGGAAACCATAAGTCGCATTCCCTTAGTAACGACATAGAACCCGCACACTTGCACTTTTCTTCAGTCGAAAGACAGATTGGCCCATATTTTTCGCGAACGACCTTTGATTGCATATAGATGACCCAAAAGTCCCCAAGATACACTTGTGAGTACCACCTTGAAAGGAAAAACACCTGATAATCACTCCAGCATAAGAGCGAGGCGGTTGTGGTCCTTGCAACAAACCAAAGGTGTAGCTGGTGTAACTACGTAAGCAAGGCATCAATCTTACAGGGATAAAAAATTGCAAGGTCTTCGATATAGTCCACTCAGTGGATTGTCAATCTTCTTGGGTCATTTACATCACTGAATGCAATATTAGCAAGTTACAGTATGTTGGAAAGAGCTAGAGAGCCTTTTGACATCCGTCTTAACAATCACAGGAACCACTTTAAAAAAGATGTCAGTAGCTATGAACTCACCGAGCATTTTCTTTACAACACCTGAACTCATAGCTTTGTTAATGACGTAACAATTACGATCCTTGAAAAATGAAACGAGATGAAATGGTCATGGGAAAGaatatatttagtatatactaaaacagtggaTAGCTTGaaggcgcgctctgattggctggtCAAACTCCGAATATCCTTTGctatttacctccgagcaaCTCGGGAAAAAATGGCGTCCCGGTTTGCATCCGTAACAAGCGAAGAAATCACTCAAATTAACAACGAAGCAGTCcctgaaaacacaaagaaagcgaCTAAATTTGGTTTGCCCGTGTTTAAAGGTTATGATTAAGTTTTTAACCCGtattttaacgataaaaaccaATGAGAACGGTTTagtttacaaatgcaaattaatcttgACTTGTTCACTCGAAAATCAaagttgaatgatatttttttacAGAATAGTTTTGATGGTATCTCGCTGTTTTAGAACATACTAGAACAACTATTCACCTCAGTGGTGGTGGTTAgcggtggatatttacctcgccgcttcgattcgcggctcggtaaatatccaccaaaCAACTCCGGTTCGTGAATAGTTGTTAAATATTCTACAAGGGCGCGCTGGATGTGAAATGATGATATAACCAATGAGGCGCTACGCAAGCCATAGTAGAATAATTGTCTTATTAAAACCCCTACCATACATAATTGAGAATctgaacaaaaaattaaagaaaggaACTCAGCTTTAGAGAAAATCGAAAGCATCATTTTCgatcaaatgcaataaacaaaaagggcgcgaaaacctttAGATGTGTTGGAACGTATCTGGTCAAATTAGAATAAATTGAACTAGCCGAGGAGAACGTAAAGGCTTCGCTGttgaaaaaagtgctgaatttatcaGCTCTGGACTGTTGGTCAGTGGTCTCTTAAAAATTATTCCAAACATTGCTTAACCGGATGGAGCTCTTTTCAAAGACTTTATACATAAATTTTCAAGCCGAAGAAAGCGAGTTTCAAACATGTGCCATAGGCGAATTAGAtgaaaatgaagacacattttcagtttaCTTCAATGAACTGCAACATTAATTCACCGAAAATGGCCAGAAACAGCATACTTGAGGAATAAGCAATGCAAGAGAAACATCCAGGTTATGCTTCATGATTTGACATTTGTTTGTTGCGTGGCGGCGGAagagaataacaacaacaaccagaACAGCAACTCATTTTTACTAATGCATGCTAATtataagaattgaaagtttgaggtctaaagctgaataaaaaaaaaactttttcaatGTGTCAGTTTAAGCTAAGTTTATAAACTCTTTCGGTACGTCATAAATGACAGTTAGTTTCACCAGAAGCCGAATATCTACAGCTGCACAGAAAATTTTCTCTGGGATCCGAGAAAAACTTTTCCATCACAATGATAGCACTAGTCTTTATCATTTTTAATATTATACCTGAAAAAAtgtctccattctgattggtcaagagcagtgcatttttttttaaattatgcaGAAAAGAGTTGCTAAGTGCCAAAAGAGGTagcaaaccaagcattctgattggacaatgatcaaagaaactcaccgatggccaatcaaatcttttgctttcaaatcaagcgcacgccctggatggcgcaatttttccctgattgcgtgataggCGTGCGTTTcgtctgcttaaccatctcgaaatttttttatgtatatttgCTGCGCAGCGAGCGTAGagagcgagcagcaacataaacaggatttaagaagaatatatcaaagggagtacgaattctcgaattcaccacttttaCCACAATGCACTGCATTTAACCAGATtgcactgcgccacttattaccagagtGCATCGCGCCACGAAAAACGcgaggatgtcacaccgtcgagcTGTTCATGACGCAGCAagtgaaagtttgtaaatctggacgaCTAATATTgtgacatcttaattttaaacttggtcgaattctcaaatgaagcgaaatggtcgttactaaagattatagaataattgaaacaaagcaaaacagtacaatagcacaattatctggaatatagcacaagataattcggtttttttctatctgtatttactcgaaatcaacaaaatacgagactgccggacatggagtattttgaaaatgatttgcctggaagctagcaacgtgatatgttatgatttgcatacaattactcgtctATTGGGCcgttgtagaaattagcatagtgaatgtaaggctacatatatttaacacttcttggtgatctgggacaaggtagcatgGGATattgtgcacagattgactccAAATACTAGAAATATGGTATtgccggacacggagtattttgaaaatcgtgtcccgAAACTGCCGAGCGGTTGCAGACACTGTATTTAGCcacatcttagtgatctaacaaaacatagcacaatataatgcgtttttttgtatctgtattaactcgacatcaacaaaacagGGACTGCCGGgcatgtagtattttgaaaacgtcgtccggctgccggaaattgagacacagcgttcctttttatccaaacatgaatttaagctaaaCTTTAACATTCTCATGCATGGcggtggacgcgtcctcgacaccGTCTGTCAACATTTTAGAGACATTTAATGCGTATCAGTACAGAATCATTGCGAGTTagatttcggttcctagaatttCCACATCATGTTTcgattctcgcgatctggtaaaggggaggtTGATGTGTATCGTTTCATGTCCAgcatagttcagatcactaaATGCTTTTTTATTCACAAGCTTTGCCACACTTTGCCATCAGTTGTAAATCATTGatcaaaacattctaataagccacttcgaacaccttaaaaactcattcaaatactagttgatggaaattgtctttttcgagcattatcttACGCTATAACAGGTAGACAAATAGAGTCTACTTGAGTGAGAGCGCAAATGGccagatggccagaaataaagttagggtaaaaggctTAGAAATATTATGCGCTgcttctctcttatccactgacatttttgtttacatccaatttggggatacataTAAATGCCAATtagaaaaccgagatcctcgaaaactaGCACATTTCAGAGATTTTAACATTTATTgtaaccccctcccccccccccccgccccctaCCCCAAGTTTGAAATCGTCTCAATATAAAGTCCGTGAAATAAGtaaagcaattttaaaaatcttaGCTTTGCTAACAAGCCATGATTTCACACTGCTATAAcaaataaaggttactgtaagtcttAGGACACGCAGGTAGATGAGTCACTgtttaaaatatgtcactatcaacagaatgtgtcgcagcatttctatcttTTAGATATCCTagtattaataagtaatcacatgatttcgagtgcaatttggaataaataagcacttgtaaatttttcaaattgcactcgaaatcatgtgattacctatacaaaacatTCACTGCAATAAAGAGGtgaattttatttgtatttataGGTCCGGTGCCAGAATTTCTAGATTAATTTCGCTGCTAGACGATTTagtatgaaaaacatttgaaaattgcaaaagaaatcggggatcaaGGCGGAGCAGAACAAGCCTATGGATATCTGGCTAATGCTTACCTATCACTGGGTgaatatcgaaaagccattaagtatcatgaaaaacacttaaaaattgcaaatgaaatcggggatcaaggcggagaaggaataGCCTATCAAAATTTCGGTATTccttaccagtcactaggtcactatcgaaaagccattgagcatcatgaaaaaaattttgaaaattccaaaagaaatcggggatcaaGGCGGAGAGGGACGGGCCCATGGAAATCAtggtgttgcttaccagtcactgtatgactatcgaaaagccattgagtatcatgaaaaacatttgaaaattgcaaaagaaatcggggatcaaGGTGCAGAGGGAGAAGTTTATGGAAATTTaggtgttgcttaccagtcactgggtgactatcgaaaagccattgagtatcatgaaaaacatttgaaaattgcaaaagaaatcggggatcaaggcggagagggacgggcctatggaaatcatggtgttgcttaccagtcactgtgtgactgtcgaaaagccattgagtatcatgaaaaacatttgaaaattgcaaaagaaatcggggatcaaGACGGAGAGGGTCAAGCTTATGGAAGACTTGGAACTGCTTACAACATACTTGGTGactaccgaaaagccattgagtatcataaaaaatatttgaaaattgcaaaagaaatcggggatcaaGGTGCAGAGGGAGAAGTTTATGGGAATTTAGGTGTTGCTTcccagtcactaggtgactatcgaaaagccattgagtatcaagaaaaaagtttgaaaattgcaaaagaaatcggggatcaaGGCGGAAAGGGacgggcctatggaaatctcggtattgcttaccaggcactgggtgactatccaaaagccattgagtatcatgaaaaacattttaaaattgcaaaagaaatggaggatcaaggcggagagggacgagcctatggaCATTTgggtgttgcttaccagtcactgtgtgactatcgaaaagccattgagtatcatgaaaaatatttgaaaattgcaaaagaaatcggggaaCAAGGCAGAGAGggacgagcctatgcaaatcttgCTACTGTTTACCAGTCACTGTATGACTATCGAAAGgcaattgagtatcataaaaaacatttgaaagttaccaaagaaatcggggatcaaCGTAGAGCGGgaatagcctatggaaatctcggtattgcttaccagtcacttggtgactatcaaaaagccatcaagtatcatgaaaaacatttgaaaattgcaaaagaaatggggGATCAAAGCGGAgagggacgagcctatggaaatgtgggtgttgcttaccagtcactgtgtgactatcgaaaagccattgagtatcatgaaaaacatttgaaaattgcaaaagaaagcggGGATCAAGACGGAGagggacgagcttatggaagaCTTGGAACTGCTTAGGACATACTTGGTGactaccgaaaagccattgagtatcataaaaaatatttgaaaattgcaaaagaaatcggggatcaaCGTGCAGAGGGAGAAGTTTATGGAAATTTAGGTgctgcttaccagtcactaggtgactatcgaaaagccattttgcatcatgaaaaaagtttgaaaattgcaaaagaaatcggggatcaaGGCGGAAAGGGACGGGCCTATGGAAATCacggtgttgcttaccagtcactgggtgactatcgaaaagccattgagtatcatgaaaaacatttgaaaattgcaaaggaaatcggGGATCAAGACAGAGAGAgacgagcctatgcaaatcttgGTACTGCTTACCAGTTACTGTGTGACTattgaaaagccattgagtatcatgaaaaatatttgaaaattgcaaaagaaatcggggatcaaggcggagagggagcagcctatggaaacctcggtgttgcttaccagtcactgggtgactatcgaaaagccattgagtatcatgaaaaacatttgaaaattgcaaaagaaatcggggatAAGGGTGGAAAGGGACctgcctatgcaaatctcggtgttgcttaccagtcactgtgtgactatcgaaaagccattgagtatcatgaaaaccatttgaaaattgcaaaagaaatcggggatcaaggcggagagggacgagcctatggaaatctcggtattgcttaccggtcacagggtgactatcggaaagccattgagtatcataaaaaatatttgaaaattgcaaaagaaatcggggatcaaCGTGCAGAGGGAGAAGTTTATGGAAATTTAGGTgctgcttaccagtcactgggtgactatcgaaaagccattttgcatcatgaaaaaagtttgaaaattgcaaaagaaatcggggatcaaGGCGTAAAGGGACGGGCCTATGGAAATCacggtgttgcttaccagtcactgggtgactatcgaaaagccattgagtatcatgaaaaacatttgaaaattgcaaaggaaatcggGGATAAGGGTGGAGAGGGACctgcctatgcaaatctcggtgttgcttaccagtcactgtgtgactatcgaaaagccattgagtatcatgaaaaacatttgaaaattgcaaaagaaatcggggatcaaGGTGCAGAGGGAGAAGTTTATGGAAATTTaggtgttgcttaccagtcactgggtgactatcgaaaagccattgagtatcatgaaaaacatttgaaaattgcaaaagaaatcggggatcaaGGCGGAGAGGGAGAAGTTTATGGGAATTTAGGTGTTGCTTCtcagtcactaggtgactatcgaaaagccattgagtatcaagaaaaaagtttgaaaattgcaaaagaaatcggggatcaaGGCGGAAAGGGacgggcctatggaaatctcggtattgcttaccaggcactgggtgactatccaaaagccattgagtatcatgaaaaacattttaaaattgcaaaagaaatggaggatcaaggcggagagggacgagcctatggaCATTTgggtgttgcttaccagtcactgtgtgactatcgaaaagccattgagtatcatgaaaaatatttgaaaattgcaaaagaaatcggggaaCAAGGCAGAGAGggacgagcctatgcaaatcttgCTACTGTTTACCAGTCACTGTATGACTATCGAAAGgcaattgagtatcataaaaaacatttgaaagttaccaaagaaatcggggatcaaCGTAGAGCGGgaatagcctatggaaatctcggtattgcttaccagtcacttggtgactatcaaaaagccatcaagtatcatgaaaaacatttgaaaattgcaaaagaaatggggGATCAAAGCGGAgagggacgagcctatggaaatgtgggtgttgcttaccagtcactgtgtgactatcgaaaagccattgagtatcatgaaaaacatttgaaaattgcaaaagaaagcggGGATCAAGACGGAGagggacgagcttatggaagaCTTGGAACTGCTTAGGACATACTTGGTGactaccgaaaagccattgagtatcataaaaaatatttgaaaattgcaaaagaaatcggggatcaaCGTGCAGAGGGAGAAGTTTATGGAAATTTAGGTgctgcttaccagtcactaggtgactatcgaaaagccattttgcatcatgaaaaaagtttgaaaattgcaaaagaaatcggggatcaaGGCGGAAAGGGACGGGCCTATGGAAATCacggtgttgcttaccagtcaatgggtgactatcgaaaagccattgagtatcatgaaaaacatttgaaaattgcaaaggaaatcggGGATCAAGACAGAGAGAgacgagcctatgcaaatcttgGTACTGCTTACCAGTTACTGTGTGACTattgaaaagccattgagtatcatgaaaaatatttgaaaattgcaaaagaaatcggggatcaaggcggagagggagcagcctatggaaacctcggtgttgcttaccagtcactgggtgactatcgaaaagccattgagtatcatgaaaaacatttgaaaattgcaaaagaaatcggggatAAGGGTGGAAAGGGACctgcctatgcaaatctcggtgttgcttaccagtcactgtgtgactatcggaaagccattgagtatcataaaaaatatttgaaaattgcaaaagaaatcggggatcaaCGTGCAGAGGGAGAAGTTTATGGAAATTTAGGTGCTGCTTACCAGtcgctgggtgactatcgaaaagccattttgcatcatgaaaaaagtttgaaaattgcaaaagaaatcggggatcaaGGCGTAAAGGGACGGGCCTATGGAAATCacggtgttgcttaccagtcactgggtgactatcgaaaagccattgagtatcatgaaaaacatttgaaaattgcaaaggaaatcggGGATAAGGGTGGAGAGGGACctgcctatgcaaatctcggtgttgcttaccagtcactgtgtgactatcgaaaagccattgagtatcatgaaaaccatttgaaaattgcaaaagaaatcggggatcaaggcggagagggagcagcctatggaaacctcggtgttgcttaccagtcactgggtgactatcgaaaagccattgagtatcatgaaaaacatttgaaaattgcaaaagaaatcggggatcaaGGTGCAGAGGGAGAAGTTTATGGGAATTTAGGTGTTGCTTCtcagtcactaggtgactatcgaaaagccattgagtatcaagaaaaaagtttgaaaattgcaaaagaaatcggggatcaaGGCGGAAAGGGacgggcctatggaaatctcggtattgcttaccaggcactgggtgactatccaaaagccattgagtatcatgaaaaacattttaaaattgcaaaagaaatggaggatcaaggcggagagggacgagcctatggaCATTTgggtgttgcttaccagtcactgtgtgactatcgaaaagccattgagtatcatgaaaaatatttgaaaattgcaaaagaaatcggggaaCAAGGCAGAGAGggacgagcctatgcaaatcttgCTACTGTTTACCAGTCACTGTATGACTATCGAAAGgcaattgagtatcataaaaaacatttgaaagttaccaaagaaatcggggatcaaCGTAGAGCGGgaatagcctatggaaatctcggtattgcttaccagtcacttggtgactatcaaaaagccatcaagtatcatgaaaaacatttgaaaattgcaaaagaaatggggGATCAAAGCGGAgagggacgagcctatggaaatgtgggtgttgcttaccagtcactgtgtgactatcgaaaagccattgagtatcatgaaaaacatttgaaaattgcaaaagaaagcggGGATCAAGACGGAGagggacgagcttatggaagaCTTGGAACTGCTTAGGACATACTTGGTGactaccgaaaagccattgagtatcataaaaaatatttgaaaattgcaaaagaaatcggggatcaaCGTGCAGAGGGAGAAGTTTATGGAAATTTAGGTgctgcttaccagtcactaggtgactatcgaaaagccattttgcatcatgaaaaaagtttgaaaattgcaaaagaaatcggggatcaaGGCGGAAAGGGACGGGCCTATGGAAATCacggtgttgcttaccagtcaatgggtgactatcgaaaagccattgagtatcatgaaaaacatttgaaaattgcaaaggaaatcggGGATCAAGACAGAGAGAgacgagcctatgcaaatcttgGTACTGCTTACCAGTTACTGTGTGACTattgaaaagccattgagtatcatgaaaaatatttgaaaattgcaaaagaaatcggggatcaaggcggagagggagcagcctatggaaacctcggtgttgcttaccagtcactgggtgactatcgaaaagccattgagtatcatgaaaaacatttgaaaattgcaaaagaaatcggggatAAGGGTGGAAAGGGACctgcctatgcaaatctcggtgttgcttaccagtcactgtgtgactatcggaaagccattgagtatcataaaaaatatttgaaaattgcaaaagaaatcggggatcaaCGTGCAGAGGGAGAAGTTTATGGAAATTTAGGTGCTGCTTACCAGtcgctgggtgactatcgaaaagccattttgcatcatgaaaaaagtttgaaaattgcaaaagaaatcggggatcaaGGCGTAAAGGGAC
The nucleotide sequence above comes from Acropora muricata isolate sample 2 chromosome 12, ASM3666990v1, whole genome shotgun sequence. Encoded proteins:
- the LOC136893305 gene encoding tetratricopeptide repeat protein 28-like, giving the protein MKKILKIPKEIGDQGGEGRAHGNHGVAYQSLYDYRKAIEYHEKHLKIAKEIGDQGAEGEVYGNLGVAYQSLGDYRKAIEYHEKHLKIAKEIGDQGGEGRAYGNHGVAYQSLCDCRKAIEYHEKHLKIAKEIGDQDGEGQAYGRLGTAYNILGDYRKAIEYHKKYLKIAKEIGDQGAEGEVYGNLGVASQSLGDYRKAIEYQEKSLKIAKEIGDQGGKGRAYGNLGIAYQALGDYPKAIEYHEKHFKIAKEMEDQGGEGRAYGHLGVAYQSLCDYRKAIEYHEKYLKIAKEIGEQGREGRAYANLATVYQSLYDYRKAIEYHKKHLKVTKEIGDQRRAGIAYGNLGIAYQSLGDYQKAIKYHEKHLKIAKEMGDQSGEGRAYGNVGVAYQSLCDYRKAIEYHEKHLKIAKESGDQDGEGRAYGRLGTA